A single region of the Chloroflexota bacterium genome encodes:
- a CDS encoding serine hydrolase domain-containing protein, protein MKHEIVTPEEVGMSLKRLELIKPAMQAYVDQEKIAGLSTMIARKGKVTHFEQVGQMDIRSNKPMSDDAIFRIYSMTKL, encoded by the coding sequence GTGAAGCATGAAATCGTAACACCAGAAGAAGTTGGCATGAGTTTGAAACGTCTCGAACTCATCAAACCGGCCATGCAAGCTTATGTGGATCAAGAGAAGATCGCCGGATTGAGTACAATGATAGCTCGCAAAGGAAAAGTGACTCACTTCGAGCAGGTCGGCCAGATGGATATTAGATCGAATAAGCCTATGTCCGATGATGCCATTTTTCGTATCTATTCGATGACCAAATTGTGA